A genomic region of Anaerolineales bacterium contains the following coding sequences:
- a CDS encoding ABC transporter permease, giving the protein MAKYILRRILLTIPVILGILVVTFVIARAIPGDPCRSALGERASEATCNAFNERMGLDKPMVVQLGIYMQEILLRGNFGDSIRYSRPVSQMIIERLPVTLELGFSALVISILVGVPMGILSAVRRNSSVDVATMVGANIGVSMPVYWLGLMLAYVFAILLKDTPLWLAPTGRLTAGVIPTPFYEAWGWALTRGTTAYMAADFFSNFVFFNALITGQWSVFVDAFRHMILPAVALSTIPLAIIARITRSSMLDVLGREYVRAARAKGVAERLVILKHALRNALLPVITVIGIQVGTLFAGAVLTETTFGISGVGRALFDAITGRDYPIIQGFTVVVALGYVVVNMLVDISYAYIDPRIRLR; this is encoded by the coding sequence ATGGCAAAGTACATTCTGAGACGTATCCTCCTCACCATCCCGGTGATCCTTGGCATCCTTGTGGTGACCTTTGTCATCGCGCGGGCCATCCCCGGTGATCCCTGCCGCTCCGCCCTGGGCGAACGCGCCAGCGAAGCCACCTGCAACGCGTTCAATGAGCGCATGGGGCTGGATAAGCCTATGGTGGTGCAACTGGGCATCTACATGCAGGAGATCCTGCTGCGTGGCAACTTCGGCGATTCGATCCGCTACAGCCGCCCGGTATCGCAAATGATCATTGAGCGCCTGCCCGTGACGCTGGAGCTGGGCTTCTCGGCCTTGGTGATCTCCATCCTGGTGGGGGTGCCTATGGGCATCCTCTCCGCTGTGCGGCGCAACTCCTCGGTGGATGTGGCCACCATGGTGGGCGCCAACATCGGCGTCTCCATGCCGGTGTATTGGCTCGGCTTGATGTTGGCCTATGTGTTTGCCATCCTGCTCAAAGATACGCCGCTGTGGCTGGCGCCCACCGGGCGGCTGACCGCTGGTGTGATCCCCACGCCGTTTTACGAAGCCTGGGGCTGGGCCCTGACGCGTGGCACCACGGCGTACATGGCCGCCGATTTCTTCTCGAACTTTGTTTTCTTCAATGCACTAATTACCGGGCAATGGTCAGTGTTTGTCGATGCGTTCCGCCATATGATCCTGCCGGCGGTGGCGCTCAGCACCATTCCGCTGGCCATTATTGCCCGCATCACCCGCTCCAGCATGCTGGATGTGCTCGGCCGTGAGTATGTGCGCGCCGCCCGCGCCAAAGGCGTGGCCGAGCGCCTGGTCATCCTCAAACATGCCCTGCGCAACGCCTTGTTGCCAGTGATCACCGTCATCGGTATTCAGGTCGGCACCTTGTTTGCCGGCGCGGTGCTTACCGAAACTACCTTTGGCATCTCGGGCGTGGGGCGCGCCTTGTTTGACGCCATCACCGGGCGCGATTACCCCATCATCCAGGGCTTTACCGTTGTGGTCGCCCTCGGCTATGTGGTCGTGAACATGCTGGTGGATATTTCCTACGCCTATATTGATCCACGCATTCGATTGAGATAG
- a CDS encoding amino acid ABC transporter ATP-binding protein, which translates to MIEIRNLHKYFGSVQALRGVSLTVERGKVVVIVGPSGSGKSTLLRCINHLEVETEGEVWVDGKRLNEKNKDINSIRAEIGMVFQLFNLFPHLSVLDNVVMAQRVVRGRQKDEAVRIAHEQLRRVGIQDKADKFPAQLSGGQQQRVAIARALAMNPKIMLFDEPTSALDPEMIKEVLDVMLTLAKEGMTMVCVTHEMGFARAAADEVIFMDHGLIVESGTPQQVFSSPKEERTKLFLSQILSH; encoded by the coding sequence ATTATTGAAATTCGCAACCTGCACAAATACTTTGGCAGCGTGCAGGCGTTGCGCGGCGTCAGCCTGACGGTGGAGCGCGGCAAAGTGGTGGTGATCGTCGGGCCGAGCGGCTCCGGCAAGAGCACGCTGTTGCGCTGCATCAATCACCTGGAAGTAGAAACCGAAGGCGAAGTGTGGGTGGATGGCAAGCGCCTGAATGAAAAGAATAAAGACATCAACAGCATCCGCGCTGAGATCGGCATGGTGTTTCAGTTGTTCAACCTCTTCCCGCACCTTTCCGTGCTGGATAACGTGGTGATGGCGCAGCGCGTGGTGCGTGGCCGCCAGAAGGACGAGGCGGTGCGCATTGCCCATGAGCAGTTGCGCCGCGTGGGCATCCAGGACAAGGCGGATAAGTTTCCGGCGCAGCTATCCGGCGGCCAGCAGCAGCGCGTGGCGATCGCCCGCGCCCTAGCGATGAACCCCAAGATCATGCTCTTCGATGAGCCCACCAGCGCCCTCGATCCCGAAATGATCAAAGAAGTGCTGGATGTGATGCTGACCCTGGCCAAAGAAGGCATGACGATGGTCTGCGTAACCCATGAAATGGGCTTTGCGCGTGCCGCCGCGGATGAAGTGATCTTTATGGATCACGGCCTGATCGTGGAATCAGGCACCCCGCAGCAGGTGTTCAGCTCGCCCAAGGAAGAGCGCACCAAGCTGTTCCTCTCCCAAATTTTGTCTCACTAA
- a CDS encoding amino acid ABC transporter permease, with protein MTQSSGIDPLPAEAPLAVVPRKKTLQERIDEFPWWVGGIFVIALGSIYLVTTQTSFGEAMAFIRIGIGVTITTTLYAYSIALVLGLIAGLGRISRNVVVRNLATLYVELVRGIPILVLIFYIALVAVPDSLGLFKTFGDWLSSIGLGFIGGPLASTNNDSISLNVRAIIALSVTYGAFLAEIFRAGIQSIGKGQMEAARSLGMSYAQAMRHIILPQAIRNVLPALGNDFVAMVKDSSLVSVLAVRDITQVARLYAGRTFRFREAYTILAILYLGMTLILSFLVRILERRLHDGSRK; from the coding sequence ATGACCCAATCCTCAGGCATTGACCCACTCCCAGCAGAAGCGCCGCTGGCAGTGGTGCCGCGCAAGAAAACCCTGCAAGAACGCATTGATGAATTCCCCTGGTGGGTTGGCGGTATCTTCGTCATCGCCCTGGGGTCCATCTATCTTGTCACCACCCAAACCAGTTTTGGCGAGGCGATGGCGTTCATTCGCATCGGTATCGGCGTCACCATCACCACCACGCTATATGCGTACAGCATCGCCCTGGTGCTGGGCCTGATCGCCGGCCTGGGGCGCATCTCGCGTAATGTGGTGGTGCGCAACCTGGCTACGCTGTATGTAGAGCTGGTGCGCGGCATCCCCATCCTGGTATTGATCTTCTACATTGCTTTGGTCGCCGTGCCCGATTCGCTGGGCCTGTTCAAGACCTTTGGAGACTGGCTGAGCTCGATTGGGCTGGGCTTCATTGGCGGCCCGCTGGCCAGCACCAACAATGACAGCATTTCCCTCAATGTGCGTGCCATCATCGCCCTCTCGGTGACCTATGGCGCCTTCCTGGCGGAGATCTTCCGGGCCGGTATTCAATCCATCGGCAAAGGCCAGATGGAAGCGGCGCGCTCGCTGGGCATGAGCTATGCCCAGGCCATGCGCCACATCATCCTGCCGCAGGCCATCCGCAATGTGTTGCCGGCGCTGGGCAATGATTTTGTAGCCATGGTGAAAGACTCCTCCCTGGTTTCGGTGCTGGCGGTGCGCGATATCACTCAGGTAGCACGCTTGTACGCCGGGCGCACCTTCCGCTTTCGTGAGGCCTATACCATTCTGGCGATCCTGTACCTGGGGATGACGCTGATCCTATCGTTCCTGGTGCGCATCTTAGAGAGGCGTTTGCATGACGGCAGCCGAAAATAA
- a CDS encoding amino acid ABC transporter substrate-binding protein — protein MQKVRFILFALIVGALVLSACGGGDPTVRGGECLGSASEAIVDLGCREVTVAIENAYLPFNYVDAETGVPGGWDYDAWDEICTRLHCTPVYTEAAWDGMIQAVADGQFDAAADGITITADRAEVVDFSIGYVNIDVRLLVRQDETRINSIEDIVADESLKLGTQTGTTNYEIATTFLPEERIQAFEQFPFAVQALVAGDIDAVIIDETAGQGYLGENADVLKLIGPSMSSDQLAFIFPKGSDLVEPVNQAIQAMMADGTLSALNTKYFGPDFNVTYDDIGPGAYGEDSE, from the coding sequence ATGCAGAAAGTTCGCTTTATTCTTTTTGCCCTCATTGTCGGCGCGCTGGTACTGAGTGCGTGTGGCGGTGGGGACCCCACGGTGCGCGGCGGTGAGTGTCTCGGTTCCGCCTCAGAGGCCATTGTGGATCTGGGTTGCCGCGAGGTGACCGTTGCGATTGAGAACGCCTACCTGCCCTTCAACTACGTTGACGCTGAAACCGGCGTTCCGGGTGGTTGGGACTATGACGCTTGGGATGAGATCTGCACCCGTTTGCACTGCACCCCGGTGTACACCGAGGCTGCCTGGGACGGCATGATCCAGGCTGTGGCGGATGGCCAGTTTGACGCCGCGGCTGACGGTATCACCATCACCGCCGATCGCGCCGAAGTGGTCGATTTCTCCATCGGCTACGTCAACATTGACGTGCGCCTGCTGGTTCGCCAGGATGAGACCCGCATCAACAGCATCGAAGACATCGTCGCCGACGAGAGCCTGAAGCTGGGCACGCAGACCGGCACCACCAACTACGAAATTGCCACCACCTTCCTGCCGGAAGAGCGCATCCAGGCCTTCGAGCAGTTCCCGTTTGCGGTGCAGGCGTTGGTGGCCGGCGACATTGACGCCGTGATCATCGACGAGACCGCCGGCCAGGGGTACCTGGGCGAGAACGCGGATGTGCTTAAGCTCATCGGCCCCTCGATGTCCAGCGATCAGTTGGCCTTCATCTTCCCCAAGGGCAGCGATCTGGTAGAGCCCGTCAACCAGGCCATCCAGGCCATGATGGCGGACGGCACGCTCTCCGCGCTGAACACCAAGTACTTCGGCCCCGACTTCAATGTCACCTACGATGACATTGGCCCCGGCGCCTACGGCGAAGACAGCGAATAA
- a CDS encoding twin-arginine translocase TatA/TatE family subunit: MFSGWEWIVILFIVLLVFGVGRIGKLGEELGAGIRAFRKGLSGEDEPKDEEKKA; this comes from the coding sequence ATGTTCAGTGGATGGGAATGGATCGTAATTCTTTTTATCGTGCTGCTGGTGTTCGGGGTGGGGCGCATCGGTAAACTGGGCGAGGAGTTGGGCGCCGGCATTCGCGCCTTCCGCAAAGGGCTGTCGGGCGAAGATGAGCCCAAAGACGAGGAAAAGAAAGCGTAG
- a CDS encoding sigma-70 family RNA polymerase sigma factor: MPKHLTPAQFKQHVHRALQSLGTRPQPVPALEGLLLYAQLSAQPSRNGRHSAPSLEGFLRRSLREFRHEQPAQASLLVRRFLEHETTKEIAHQLSISVETVNRNQQRALQRFADWLLAQEAALRQQRQAELLASLPPASFGELLGVRAEQARLGQLLRRGQAPWVIALTGIGGIGKTALAQAALRALVAELAYAQVLWLAATPDQPLAPARLLETLSRRLLPLALPASERPAALLQTLKARPHLIVLDYLDEEVRDPAWVDWLQALAGPSRFLLCSRQHPAALARAYVVPLKELSLNASRALLQARAEEVGLEALGPALRKQTSAIYARTGGNPLALKLTVGLLHSWPLPDVLAALHERQHADVDALYTTIYQASWQALSEPARRVLLAMPLVGNEGASLGQLRALSGLPAAALRNAVQELHLRSLLEASGDANQRRYSIHQLTHTFLRQHILPAPFASE; this comes from the coding sequence TTGCCCAAACACCTTACTCCCGCTCAATTTAAGCAGCATGTGCACCGCGCCCTGCAAAGCCTTGGCACGCGCCCACAGCCTGTGCCGGCGCTGGAGGGCTTGCTGCTGTATGCGCAGCTCAGCGCGCAACCCAGCCGCAACGGCCGCCACAGCGCGCCCTCGCTGGAGGGCTTCTTGCGCCGCAGCCTGCGCGAATTTCGCCACGAGCAACCGGCGCAGGCCAGCTTGCTGGTGCGGCGCTTCCTGGAGCACGAAACCACCAAAGAGATCGCCCACCAACTTTCCATTAGTGTGGAGACGGTCAATCGCAACCAGCAACGCGCCTTGCAACGTTTTGCCGATTGGCTACTGGCGCAGGAGGCCGCGCTGCGCCAGCAACGCCAGGCCGAGCTGCTGGCCAGCTTGCCGCCGGCCAGCTTTGGCGAGTTGCTCGGCGTGCGCGCCGAGCAAGCACGCCTGGGGCAGCTTCTGCGCCGCGGCCAGGCGCCGTGGGTGATCGCGCTCACCGGCATCGGTGGGATCGGCAAAACCGCCCTGGCACAAGCCGCGCTGCGCGCCCTGGTGGCCGAGCTGGCCTATGCGCAGGTGCTGTGGCTGGCCGCCACGCCGGATCAGCCGCTGGCGCCGGCGCGCCTGTTGGAAACGCTGAGCCGCCGCCTGCTGCCGCTTGCGCTCCCCGCCAGTGAACGCCCAGCCGCCCTACTGCAAACCCTGAAGGCGCGGCCCCACTTGATCGTGCTCGATTACCTGGACGAAGAAGTGCGTGACCCTGCCTGGGTGGATTGGCTACAGGCACTGGCTGGCCCCAGCCGCTTCCTGCTGTGCAGCCGCCAGCACCCCGCCGCCCTGGCGCGCGCTTATGTAGTGCCATTGAAGGAGCTCTCGCTCAACGCCAGCCGCGCCTTGCTACAGGCGCGCGCCGAAGAAGTGGGGCTGGAGGCACTTGGGCCGGCACTGCGCAAGCAGACCAGCGCCATCTATGCACGCACCGGCGGCAACCCCTTGGCGCTCAAACTCACCGTGGGCTTGCTGCACAGTTGGCCGCTGCCGGACGTGCTGGCGGCGCTGCACGAGCGCCAGCACGCCGATGTAGACGCGCTGTATACAACGATCTACCAGGCCAGCTGGCAGGCGCTCAGCGAGCCGGCACGTCGCGTGCTGCTAGCGATGCCGCTGGTAGGCAACGAGGGCGCCAGCCTCGGCCAGCTGCGCGCCCTGAGCGGGCTGCCCGCCGCCGCGCTGCGCAATGCGGTGCAGGAGCTGCATCTGCGCAGCCTGCTCGAAGCCAGCGGAGATGCCAACCAGCGGCGCTACTCGATCCACCAGCTCACCCACACCTTTTTGCGCCAACACATTCTGCCGGCCCCGTTCGCCAGCGAATAA
- a CDS encoding 30S ribosomal protein S1, whose amino-acid sequence MSEANIEGAAAQETGLKKKDPVKGKVIKATLAGAVVDIGQAKPAVIPISQLRKEPVRKVEEVLKEGDEVEAWVRRIGTDGHIELTLIQPLLLEWREIKKDSVLKGTVTKLEKFGAFVEVGAERPGLVHISEMSHDYVRSADEAVKVGDEIEVKVLDVDRRKKQIKLSIKALLAEPEAEVEEFEEEDNTPIPTAMEIAWRKAQEAQSNQSGKARKAKASSNEMDDILERTLGSRENS is encoded by the coding sequence ATGTCTGAAGCAAATATTGAAGGGGCCGCCGCTCAAGAGACTGGCCTCAAAAAGAAAGACCCTGTTAAAGGTAAAGTGATTAAGGCCACCTTGGCCGGCGCGGTAGTGGATATTGGCCAAGCCAAGCCGGCTGTGATTCCTATTTCACAACTGCGTAAAGAGCCTGTCCGCAAGGTGGAAGAAGTGCTCAAAGAAGGCGATGAAGTTGAAGCCTGGGTGCGCCGCATCGGTACTGACGGCCACATTGAGCTCACCCTGATCCAGCCACTGCTGCTGGAATGGCGCGAGATCAAGAAAGACAGCGTGCTCAAGGGTACGGTGACCAAGTTGGAGAAGTTTGGCGCCTTTGTGGAAGTTGGCGCCGAGCGCCCCGGCCTGGTACACATCAGCGAGATGTCGCACGACTATGTGCGCTCTGCCGATGAAGCTGTGAAGGTTGGCGATGAGATCGAAGTCAAGGTCTTGGATGTAGACCGCCGCAAGAAGCAGATCAAGCTGAGCATCAAAGCCCTACTGGCCGAGCCCGAAGCGGAAGTGGAAGAGTTCGAAGAAGAAGACAACACGCCGATCCCTACCGCCATGGAAATTGCCTGGCGCAAGGCACAGGAAGCGCAATCGAACCAGTCCGGCAAGGCGCGCAAGGCTAAGGCCAGCTCCAATGAGATGGATGACATCCTGGAGCGTACCCTGGGCAGCCGCGAAAACTCCTAG
- a CDS encoding MFS transporter, with protein sequence MLKPTPVSAPKNGYAQISLSYFFVFAAWACVTPFFVLYLQSLGFSGEQIGLVTGISPLISLAAKPFWTGLADATNRHRMILLMGVVAAIALNLLFPVLRAFAPIFAVQILISVLTSHTLPLIDSATIHMMGNNKDRYGSVRVWGTVSWGIVTAIVGLVLENIGLVYMFWIFAVLMSVNLLFLRSLRFEENPERGTYFAQVGRLLREPQWLLFFGIALVAGIGSTAHDYFPLLIQALPGTSQWLPLAISGVALVGLAVTISTVSELPVMAASHWFLRSLGSRGALYVALLAMALRCFMYANIRTPDQALLIQLFHGLTYPLLWVAGIKFVGEMAPRGLGSTAQGLFSAMFMGIGTALGFYLCGLLIDKVGVFSMFNITGGFVLLALLVAILLSAFIRPAGKVPAAK encoded by the coding sequence GTGCTGAAACCTACACCCGTATCTGCCCCCAAGAATGGCTACGCTCAGATCTCGCTGAGCTATTTCTTTGTATTTGCAGCCTGGGCCTGCGTCACACCTTTCTTTGTGCTCTATCTGCAATCGCTGGGCTTTAGCGGTGAACAGATCGGCTTGGTCACCGGCATCAGCCCGTTGATCAGCCTGGCGGCCAAACCCTTCTGGACCGGCTTGGCGGATGCTACCAATCGCCATCGCATGATCCTGCTGATGGGCGTGGTGGCGGCGATTGCGCTCAACCTGCTCTTTCCTGTGTTGCGCGCCTTTGCGCCTATTTTTGCAGTGCAAATTTTGATCTCGGTGCTCACCTCGCATACGTTGCCGCTGATCGATAGCGCCACCATCCACATGATGGGCAACAACAAAGACCGCTACGGCAGTGTGCGCGTGTGGGGCACGGTGTCGTGGGGCATCGTAACCGCCATCGTCGGCCTGGTGCTGGAGAACATTGGTCTGGTGTACATGTTCTGGATCTTTGCCGTGCTGATGAGTGTGAACCTGCTGTTCCTGCGCTCGCTGCGCTTTGAAGAGAACCCCGAACGTGGCACTTATTTTGCTCAGGTGGGGCGCCTGTTGCGTGAGCCGCAGTGGCTGCTGTTCTTCGGCATTGCACTAGTGGCCGGCATTGGCTCCACCGCGCACGATTATTTCCCGCTGCTGATCCAGGCGTTGCCAGGCACCAGCCAGTGGCTGCCGCTCGCCATTTCGGGCGTGGCGCTGGTAGGTTTGGCGGTGACTATTTCCACGGTGTCTGAGCTGCCGGTGATGGCGGCTTCGCACTGGTTTTTACGCAGCCTGGGCAGCCGCGGCGCGCTGTATGTTGCACTGTTGGCGATGGCGCTGCGCTGCTTCATGTACGCCAACATCCGCACGCCGGATCAAGCGCTGCTGATTCAACTCTTCCACGGCCTCACCTATCCGCTACTGTGGGTGGCCGGTATCAAGTTTGTGGGTGAGATGGCGCCGCGCGGCCTGGGATCTACCGCCCAAGGTTTGTTCTCCGCCATGTTCATGGGCATTGGTACCGCTTTGGGGTTTTACCTGTGTGGCCTGCTAATTGACAAAGTGGGCGTGTTCTCCATGTTCAACATCACTGGCGGGTTTGTGCTGCTTGCCTTGCTGGTGGCGATCCTGCTCTCCGCCTTTATTCGCCCGGCAGGCAAAGTGCCTGCGGCGAAGTGA
- a CDS encoding L,D-transpeptidase yields MSSLSRRDFLKLSGLSLAALAAGRLPALGQASGLLGRVTYDSSVFAQPRINLSSLRTLFRDELVDIEYALHPFSGPAYNPTWFKIAAGYVHSSFVQIVEDISNTPVNEVPAEGMLCRISVPISQPYTYSRQGGWQLQNQFLLYFDSMHWVTAKVDGPDGSPWYQITESWTQVQYYAKAEHLQPIPAEELTPISPDVPAAQKRVEISLLAQQLTAFENGAVVLRVPISSGVRNTSATGLPTQTPTGNFNLYAKMPSQYMGDNRLTDTLGDRYLPGVPWACFFAEGGYAIHGAYWHNNFGAPMSKGCINMRPQHAAWLYRWVTPASQPSQREVTGRGTQVVVF; encoded by the coding sequence ATGTCTTCCCTCTCTCGTCGTGACTTCCTAAAGCTCAGTGGGCTCTCGTTGGCGGCCTTGGCTGCCGGGCGCTTGCCCGCGCTGGGCCAGGCGTCGGGGCTACTGGGCCGCGTCACGTATGACTCGAGCGTGTTCGCTCAGCCGCGCATCAACCTAAGTTCGCTGCGCACACTGTTTCGTGATGAGCTGGTGGACATCGAATATGCGCTGCATCCTTTCAGTGGCCCGGCTTACAACCCCACCTGGTTCAAGATTGCTGCTGGGTACGTGCACAGTAGCTTTGTGCAAATTGTGGAAGACATCAGTAACACCCCTGTAAATGAAGTACCTGCGGAAGGCATGCTGTGCCGTATCAGCGTGCCGATTAGCCAGCCCTACACTTACTCGCGGCAGGGCGGTTGGCAGCTACAGAACCAGTTCTTGCTGTACTTCGACAGCATGCACTGGGTCACCGCTAAGGTAGACGGACCGGACGGTTCGCCGTGGTATCAGATCACCGAGTCGTGGACCCAAGTGCAGTACTACGCCAAGGCCGAGCATCTGCAGCCCATTCCGGCTGAGGAGCTGACTCCCATCAGTCCAGATGTGCCCGCCGCTCAAAAGCGCGTCGAGATTTCGCTGCTGGCGCAGCAGCTCACCGCCTTCGAGAATGGCGCGGTAGTGCTGCGCGTGCCCATCTCCTCCGGTGTGCGCAACACCAGCGCTACTGGTCTGCCCACGCAGACGCCCACCGGCAATTTCAACCTGTATGCCAAAATGCCCAGCCAGTACATGGGCGATAACCGCCTGACGGATACTCTGGGTGACCGTTACCTGCCGGGCGTGCCCTGGGCGTGCTTCTTTGCCGAGGGCGGCTATGCCATCCACGGGGCGTACTGGCACAACAACTTTGGCGCGCCGATGAGCAAGGGCTGCATCAACATGCGCCCGCAGCATGCCGCCTGGCTGTATCGCTGGGTCACGCCCGCCAGCCAACCCAGCCAGCGCGAGGTTACCGGCCGCGGCACACAGGTCGTCGTCTTTTAG
- a CDS encoding YifB family Mg chelatase-like AAA ATPase, translating into MLARVYSCAVVGLDGVVVEVEVDTHPGLPKVVVVGLPDAAIQESRERVASAIKNSGFEFPRNHITINLAPASVRKAGPVYDLPIALGILAANGQIPAAGLQGALTLGELSLDGAVRHVRGVLPMAALARQQGIRTLYVPAVDAAEAALVPDVTVFPVTSLSQLAAHLRGEHALLPFTAEPHSAESDAPPAYTDLREVKGQEQVKRALEVAAAGGHNLLMTGAPGAGKTLMARALPGILPELNLDEALDVTRIYSVSDKLNDNSPLIRTRPFRAPHHTISHAGLVGGGTWPQPGEISLAHRGVLFLDELVEFAPRVLEVLRQPIEDKVVTISRAQGALTFPANFQLVGAMNPCPCGYYGDPLRACTCAPGTVTRYQKRLSGPLLDRIDIHVEVPRVDYEKLSDERLGESSAAVRARVETARRIQHARFAGLPAHTNADMGVAEVRRFCELDADGRALVRAAMAQMQLTARAYHRVLKLARTIADLAGAQNVAPQHLAEALQYRARLAI; encoded by the coding sequence ATGTTAGCCAGGGTCTACTCCTGCGCGGTGGTGGGTTTGGATGGCGTAGTAGTAGAAGTAGAGGTGGATACACATCCTGGGCTCCCCAAAGTGGTCGTGGTGGGCTTGCCTGACGCGGCTATCCAGGAAAGCCGTGAGCGCGTCGCCTCGGCCATCAAGAATTCTGGTTTCGAATTTCCTCGCAATCACATCACCATCAACCTCGCCCCCGCCAGCGTGCGCAAAGCCGGCCCAGTGTATGACCTGCCCATCGCCCTCGGCATCCTCGCTGCTAACGGCCAGATCCCGGCCGCCGGGCTGCAGGGCGCGCTGACGCTGGGCGAGCTCTCGCTGGATGGCGCCGTGCGCCATGTACGCGGCGTGCTGCCCATGGCGGCACTGGCGCGCCAGCAGGGCATCCGCACGCTGTATGTGCCCGCGGTGGACGCGGCCGAAGCAGCCCTGGTGCCGGATGTAACCGTCTTCCCCGTCACCTCGCTCAGTCAGTTGGCCGCCCATCTGCGCGGCGAGCACGCCTTACTACCCTTCACTGCCGAGCCACACAGCGCTGAAAGCGACGCGCCGCCTGCTTACACCGACCTGCGCGAGGTCAAAGGCCAGGAGCAGGTCAAGCGCGCCTTGGAAGTGGCCGCGGCGGGTGGCCACAACCTGCTCATGACGGGTGCCCCGGGTGCAGGCAAAACGCTGATGGCGCGTGCCCTGCCCGGCATCCTGCCTGAACTCAACTTAGACGAAGCGCTAGATGTGACGCGCATCTATTCCGTCTCCGACAAGCTCAACGACAACAGCCCGCTCATTCGCACGCGCCCCTTCCGCGCCCCGCACCACACCATTTCGCACGCTGGCTTGGTGGGCGGCGGCACCTGGCCGCAGCCCGGCGAGATCTCGCTGGCGCACCGCGGCGTGCTGTTCCTCGATGAGCTGGTGGAGTTTGCGCCGCGCGTGCTGGAAGTGCTGCGCCAGCCCATCGAAGACAAAGTGGTTACCATCAGCCGTGCCCAGGGCGCGTTAACCTTTCCGGCAAACTTTCAACTCGTCGGCGCCATGAACCCGTGCCCGTGTGGCTACTACGGTGACCCGCTGCGCGCCTGCACTTGCGCTCCCGGCACGGTCACCCGTTACCAAAAGCGGCTCTCCGGCCCGCTGCTGGACCGTATCGACATCCATGTCGAAGTGCCACGTGTGGACTATGAGAAGCTCAGCGATGAACGCTTAGGCGAATCGTCCGCCGCCGTGCGTGCGCGTGTAGAGACCGCCCGCCGCATCCAGCACGCCCGCTTTGCTGGGCTGCCCGCGCACACCAACGCCGATATGGGCGTGGCCGAGGTGCGCCGCTTCTGCGAGCTGGATGCCGATGGCCGCGCCCTGGTGCGCGCCGCCATGGCGCAGATGCAGCTCACCGCCCGCGCCTACCACCGCGTGCTCAAACTGGCGCGCACCATCGCTGACCTGGCCGGCGCACAAAACGTAGCGCCCCAGCATTTGGCTGAGGCGCTACAGTACCGGGCACGGCTGGCGATCTAA